One genomic region from Nymphaea colorata isolate Beijing-Zhang1983 chromosome 10, ASM883128v2, whole genome shotgun sequence encodes:
- the LOC116261898 gene encoding 3-isopropylmalate dehydratase small subunit 1-like, translating into MALSTATAAATVPRHRCTAAPPTSFSCPLTRTLSPITSSSFPKLFFSHNHRCPPLRHLTSVSVSASASASAATTTTDSATRFHGPCYVVADNIDTDQIIPAEYLTLVPSKPDEYQKLGSLALIGLPSLYPRFVAEGHSKTDYPIVIAGANFGCGSSREHAPVALGASGVKAVVAESYARIFFRNSVATGEVYPIESEARICEECRTGDVITVDLSENSLVNHTTGKVYALKPIGDAGPVIQAGGIFAYARKTGMIASV; encoded by the coding sequence ATGGCGCTCTCCACTGCCACCGCCGCTGCCACAGTTCCCCGTCACCGATGCACTGCCGCTCCGCCAACATCCTTCTCCTGTCCTCTCACCAGGACCCTTTCTCCGAtcacctcctcctctttccCTAAACTCTTCTTCTCCCACAACCATCGTTGCCCCCCTCTGCGCCACCTAACCTCCGTCTCCGTTTCTgcctccgcctccgcctccgccgccaccaccaccaccgacTCTGCCACCCGATTCCATGGACCCTGCTACGTCGTGGCCGATAATATCGACACGGACCAGATCATCCCGGCGGAGTACCTTACTCTCGTTCCCTCCAAGCCCGATGAGTACCAGAAGCTCGGCTCTCTCGCCCTCATCGGCCTCCCCTCCCTTTACCCGCGCTTCGTCGCCGAAGGCCACTCGAAAACCGACTACCCAATCGTCATAGCCGGCGCCAACTTCGGCTGCGGCTCCTCTCGCGAGCACGCTCCCGTCGCCCTTGGCGCCTCCGGCGTCAAGGCCGTAGTCGCCGAGTCCTACGCCCGTATCTTCTTCCGGAACTCCGTCGCCACCGGCGAAGTCTACCCTATTGAGTCGGAGGCGCGTATCTGTGAGGAATGTCGGACGGGTGACGTCATCACCGTCGACCTATCAGAGAATTCGCTTGTTAATCATACAACTGGGAAGGTGTATGCCTTGAAGCCCATCGGGGACGCCGGGCCTGTCATTCAGGCTGGCGGAATCTTCGCCTACGCCCGGAAGACGGGGATGATTGCGTCTGTTTAG
- the LOC116263330 gene encoding uroporphyrinogen-III synthase, chloroplastic yields MALSSLFLLPATTTPTFLPSIIRTPSSSSPSSSYRCFCSSADRPKVVVTREKGKNGKLIDALGKHGVSCLEVPLIEHTPGPDLDKLSSVLRDQKFDWIVITSPEAGSVFLDAWKAAGTPRVQIGVVGAGTASVFEDASQPLQHYLDIAFSPSKAIGKVLALELPKCGTKTCTVLYPASAKASNDIVEVLMHRGFEVTRLNTYSTVPVREVDEAILIEALTLPVVALASPSTASAWVRLISKSDGWDNSVACIGVTTALAAKKLGLKKVYYPENPGIEGWVESILEALGVHNQREEVLVA; encoded by the exons ATGGCTctttcctccctcttcctcctgcCTGCCACCACCACTCCCACTTTCCTTCCTTCCATCATCAGGACCCCCTCTTCATCGTCACCATCTTCTTCTTATCGCTGCTTCTGTTCATCTGCAGACCGTCCGAAGGTGGTGGTGAcgagggaaaagggaaagaatgGGAAGCTCATCGATGCTCTG gGTAAGCATGGAGTCAGTTGTTTGGAGGTTCCTTTGATCGAGCACACCCCTGGACCTGATCTGGATAAGCTTTCCTCTGTTCTTAGAG ACCAGAAATTTGATTGGATTGTCATCACTTCTCCAGAAGCTGGATCTGTGTTTCTTGATGCATGGAA GGCTGCAGGAACTCCAAGGGTCCAAATAGGTGTTGTTGGTGCTGGAACAGCAAGTGTCTTTGAGGATGCAAGTCAGCCTCTTCAACATTATTTGGATATAGCATTTTCTCCTTCAAAAG CCATCGGGAAGGTTTTGGCTTTAGAGCTTCCAAAGTGTGGGACCAAAACCTGTACTGTTCTATATCCAGCATCTGCAAAGGCCAGTAATGACATCG TGGAGGTTCTGATGCATAGGGGTTTTGAGGTTACAAGGCTAAATACTTACTCCACG gtTCCTGTTCGAGAAGTAGATGAGGCTATTTTAATTGAAGCGCTGACTCTTCCAGTAGTTGCATTGGCATCTCCTTCTACCGCCAG TGCATGGGTTAGATTAATTTCAAAATCGGATGGCTGGGACAATTCTGTCGCTTGCATTGGAGTAACAACAGCTTTAGCTGCAAAAAAGTTGGGCCTGAAGAAAGTGTATTACCCAGAGAATCCAGGCATCGAAGG GTGGGTGGAGAGCATTCTTGAAGCATTGGGTGTTCATAACCAAAGGGAAGAG GTGTTGGTTGCATGA
- the LOC116263162 gene encoding uncharacterized protein LOC116263162 — translation MQNASSGSDIGSSPTREEDGQLSQSNDGSTPSFRSIPDSSRHWRDVFWLCIFVIHLVGLGFLLAVLGVSRFKRPDRLQIDKFVNKIVQNKSGQTETFWPLYAVAAAIGTVLGCAWLSLLGTRAHQMMKFSVYSLTTYLAVISVLCFWDDEIFWGISFAIGALLHFTYVMSVMDRFPFTMLVLQKAVKMVWNLPEVMRVAYVFMVLMLLWLALWTFGVAGVVASSTGDAGHWWLLGILSVSLFWTGAVLCNMLHVVVSGMVFHVLIHGGEGLPLPSNPLVRSLRHAATTSLGSICYGSLFTAAIRTIRWEIRGIRSKIGNNECLLCCVDFLFNLVETLVRFFNKYAYVQATVHGKSFNRSARDAWELFQSTGIEALIAYDCSGAVLLMGTILGGLIAGTAAGTWTWFKRRDRVVMVGFTSMLMGMTLVGLAMVVVESAVTSIYICYAEDPALINAWDAEFFDQMAEALHQRLQYRSARAREVINRRVDTDIQESVQE, via the exons ATGCAGAACGCCTCCTCAGGGTCGGATATCGGCTCGTCTCCAACCAGAGAAGAG GATGGTCAACTAAGCCAAAGCAATGATGGAAGTACACCTTCATTCAGATCAATTCCCGACTCCTCTAGGCATTGGAGAGATGTTTTCTGGTTGTGTATTTTTGTCATCCACTTGGTGGGCCTTGGCTTTCTTCTTGCAGTGCTTGGAGTGAGTAGGTTCAAAAGACCGGATAGGTTGCAGATAGACAAGTTTGTTAATAAGATTGTTCAGAACAAATCAGGACAAACGGAGACCTTCTGGCCCTTGTACGCTGTAGCAGCAGCCATTGGTACTGTACTAGGATGTGCCTGGTTATCTCTTCTTGGTACACGAGCGCACCAGATGATGAAGTTTTCTGTATACAGTCTTACAACATATCTTGCTGTTATAAGTGTCCTATGCTTTTGGGATGATGAAATCTTTTGGGGCATCTCATTTGCAATAGGTGCACTCTTGCATTTTACATACGTGATGTCTGTCATGGACAG GTTTCCTTTTACGATGTTGGTCTTGCAAAAGGCTGTGAAGATGGTTTGGAACCTGCCGGAAGTTATGAGAGTGGCATATGTGTTTATGGTGCTGATGCTTTTGTGGCTGGCACTTTGGACATTTGGTGTAGCTGGAGTGGTGGCTTCTAGCACAGGTGATGCAGGGCACTGGTGGCTTCTTGGG ATACTGTCAGTCAGTTTATTTTGGACTGGTGCAGTCCTTTGTAATATGCTTCATGTTGTAGTGTCTGGAATGGTGTTCCATGTGCTCATCCATGGTGGTGAAGGACTGCCATTACCTTCAAATCCATTAGTAAGGTCTCTAAGACATGCAGCCACAACTTCTCTTGGTAGTATCTGCTATGGCTCACTTTTCACTGCTGCCATCCGGACAATACGGTGGGAG ATACGAGGAATCAGATCGAAGATTGGAAACAATGAATGTTTGCTCTGCTgtgttgattttttgttcaatcTTGTTGAGACCCTTGTTCGGTTTTTCAATAAGTATGCATATGTACAGGCAA CAGTTCATGGTAAGAGCTTTAACCGCTCAGCAAGGGATGCATGGGAGCTTTTTCAGTCTACAGGAATTGAGGCCCTTATAGCTTATGATTGTTCTGGAGCAGTTTTGCTAATGGGTACTATATTGGGTGGGCTAATTGCTGGAACTGCGGCTGGGACGTGGACATGGTTTAAGCGAAGAGATAGAGTGGTTATGGTTGGTTTTACCTCTATGTTGATGGGAATGACCTTG GTTGGCCTGGCAATGGTGGTGGTTGAAAGTGCCGTGACATCTATCTACATCTGCTATGCAGAAGACCCTGCCCTAATCAATGCATGGGATGCAgaatttttcgatcagatggcTGAGGCCCTTCACCAACGGCTGCAGTACAGAAGTGCAAGGGCGAGGGAAGTAATCAACCGAAGGGTTGACACCGATATTCAAGAAAGTGTACAAGAGTGA
- the LOC116261853 gene encoding probable ribose-5-phosphate isomerase 2 has translation MVPADMAVPCPPLPFLDDSTTPVSSPPIPPPPSTSPPSPLSQDDLKRIAAYRAVDYVESGMVLGLGTGSTAAHAIDRIGDLLRSGKLRDIVGVPTSKKTEAQATLVGIPLTDLAEHPVLDLAIDGADEVDPHLNLIKGRGGSLLREKMVEGAARKFVVIVDETKQVQNLGESGMAVPVEIIPFCWEYTARRLQSLFEKVGCRAKLRRCGDGSEPFLTDNNNYVVDLFFEGPIGDLQAASEAILGLTGVIEHGMFLGMTTTLIVAGKLGVSIKNGEL, from the coding sequence ATGGTGCCGGCGGACATGGCGGTTCCATGCCCTCCCCTTCCCTTCCTGGACGACTCCACAACGCCGGTCTCCTCCCCACCAATTCCACCACCGCCATCCACCTCACCTCCTTCTCCCCTCTCCCAGGATGACCTCAAGAGGATCGCCGCGTACCGGGCGGTGGACTACGTCGAGAGCGGCATGGTCCTTGGCCTGGGCACCGGCTCCACTGCCGCCCACGCCATCGACCGCATTGGTGATCTCCTCCGAAGCGGCAAGTTGCGCGACATCGTCGGCGTGCCTACGTCCAAGAAGACGGAGGCGCAGGCGACCTTGGTGGGCATCCCGCTTACGGACCTCGCCGAGCATCCTGTGCTCGACCTTGCCATCGACGGCGCGGACGAGGTCGATCCCCACCTCAACCTCATCAAGGGCCGAGGCGGGTCGCTTTTGAGGGAGAAGATGGTCGAGGGCGCGGCTCGGAAGTTCGTGGTCATTGTCGACGAGACGAAGCAGGTGCAGAATCTGGGAGAGAGCGGCATGGCCGTCCCCGTCGAGATCATCCCCTTCTGTTGGGAGTACACGGCCAGGAGGTTGCAGAGCCTCTTTGAGAAGGTGGGCTGCCGCGCGAAGCTCAGGAGGTGCGGAGACGGAAGCGAGCCGTTCCTCACGGACAACAACAATTACGTTGTGGACTTGTTCTTTGAGGGGCCTATCGGAGACCTGCAGGCGGCAAGTGAGGCCATTTTGGGCCTCACTGGTGTCATCGAGCATGGGATGTTCTTGGGCATGACTACTACCCTTATAGTTGCAGGCAAGCTGGGGGTTTCTATCAAGAACGGAGAGCTCTGA